A stretch of the Tachysurus vachellii isolate PV-2020 chromosome 26, HZAU_Pvac_v1, whole genome shotgun sequence genome encodes the following:
- the june gene encoding junE proto-oncogene, AP-1 transcription factor subunit, whose amino-acid sequence MTGKMETPFYHDDTPSVPNFGQLPDYDRYQSHKMMSKKNMAMHNFHGVVGGTQGLKLLQSQAGSSVNPNLGMNSNPNGALMSSSDMNLLKLSNPDLEHLIIQSNQGLVTTSPAPSSSTNTFMYRNQATNEQEGFADGFVKALADLHKQNQLVGAPISPSSSIQGPYQRNLMSSTDMPIYTNLSSYNPNQLPTSYPGGQLSYGAAHAAAHSSQGQGHHPHGRGLDAPQTVPEVPHPPGGDPTGSPPSLSPIDLETQERIKAERKKLRNRIAASKCRKRKLERISRLEEKVKVLKTQNSDLASTASILREQVAQLKQKVMNHVTNGCQIAVGSASMAKSSESTSC is encoded by the coding sequence ATGACAGGTAAGATGGAAACGCCTTTCTACCACGATGACACGCCGAGCGTTCCAAACTTCGGACAACTTCCAGACTACGATCGCTATCAAAGCCACAAGATGATGAGTAAGAAGAACATGGCCATGCACAATTTCCACGGAGTGGTCGGAGGCACGCAGGGTCTGAAGCTGCTGCAGAGCCAAGCCGGGAGCAGCGTCAACCCCAACCTGGGCATGAACAGCAACCCGAACGGCGCTCTGATGTCGTCGTCCGATATGAACCTCTTGAAACTCTCCAATCCCGATCTGGAGCACTTGATCATCCAGTCTAACCAGGGGCTGGTCACAACAAGCCCAGCACCGAGCTCTTCCACTAACACTTTCATGTACAGGAACCAGGCCACAAACGAGCAGGAAGGCTTTGCAGACGGTTTCGTCAAAGCTTTGGCAGATCTGCACAAACAGAACCAGTTGGTCGGGGCTCCCATATCCCCATCATCCTCCATTCAGGGGCCGTATCAAAGGAACCTCATGTCAAGCACAGACATGCCGATCTACACCAACCTGAGCAGTTATAACCCCAACCAGCTCCCTACATCGTACCCTGGAGGTCAGCTCTCTTACGGCGCGGCACACGCTGCAGCCCACTCCAGCCAGGGGCAAGGTCATCACCCTCACGGCAGAGGTCTTGATGCCCCTCAGACCGTTCCAGAGGTTCCTCACCCCCCTGGAGGAGATCCAACCGGTTCTCCGCCTTCCCTCTCACCTATTGACCTCGAGACCCAGGAGAGAATCAAGGCCGAGAGGAAGAAGCTGCGGAACCGTATCGCGGCCTCCAAGTGTCGCAAGAGGAAGCTGGAGCGCATTTCACGCCTGGAAGAGAAGGTGAAGGTGCTGAAGACACAGAACTCTGACCTGGCATCTACTGCCAGCATCTTGCGCGAGCAGGTCGCGCAGCTCAAACAGAAAGTCATGAACCACGTAACCAACGGCTGTCAGATCGCAGTCGGATCGGCCAGCATGGCCAAGAGCAGCGAGAGCACCAGCTGCTGA